The DNA window TGGGGTAATAACATGACAACTTAAAAGTAGGCAATCCTTTCACTTACCTTGATCTTTGCATTGGTAGGAAAGAACCAGACAAGAGTCTTCACAATGTGCTTGCAGATCAGAAAACCTTTCTTTAACATCAGAGAGACTGAAATCTTCCTTGaacagtgtgtctctgtgagtaGAATAAAATTTCAACATCTGTCAATAAATGTTTGCTACCTAGAAACAGTGATGGCATTTTCAAACATACCCTCCTATGACTATAACATGGTCTTCGATCTTGAAGTGCTTCACTGAGAGCTGCAGGCAGGTGACAGCACCTAGGCGGTCCTAGTGGAATACAAATTGTTACAAAAATCTGTATTTGACAGAAAATGCTAATTGATCAACATAGACAATCTTAATCTGATTAACCTCATTGCTCCTTGTTCCATCACTGAGGACTTTGACAATGGGGAAATCCAGGGCCCACTTCTCAAAAGCTTTGTGGTAAAGGGCATTTGTCTGGAGAGTtgaaaatatactttatttacAGATCAGCAGactcaataaaaatatttggcaAGGCCTGTCACCAAAAGTTCAAAGATGTTTTGGATCTTTATCACACTTCATGTTCagttagtatatatatatatatatatatatatatatatatatatatatatatatatatatatataaaataaaataaaaaaacaaagagtATATGTTATACGTACAACGACATAGATAGTGTTCACGGATCCACTAGCATTCAAAGCTTGGACCCAGTGAGATATCAAGGCACAGTAACCCACAGGAAGCAGTGGCTTGGCAATTCCAGAAAGGTTTCTGAACCTTCCGCTCGTGTCGTTTTCAATGTCTCTTTGTAACCTTGTTCCATATCCCGCAGCAAGAATAACAGCTttcattgagaaaaaaaagaaaataaactatGCTACGTAACTTAGTTTGAGGCAGCCACTTATTTAGCTAGATGGCTAAGATGCTAGCTAACGAATATTGCTGTCACCTAACAAACTACTGTATTGTGACAAAACATATGTAAAAGCAGCTATCATTAACATCCAATTTCACACCCAAGTGCCAAAGTGAATGCGCGTACCGGCATAAATCAAAAACTCATTATTCTACGACgtaaaatatgatttaataCTCCGAACATGCGCAGTAGCATAGAGTACAAAGTATTCAACGTCGTTTTCACAAGTAAAGGAACCGTGCCCCCCTGTGTCGTCAGTGGGAACTGTTTTAAATAAAGATAAAGTGACTGGAAACCGGTCTAGACATAGCGCTCCGGTAACCAAGGCTGAGCGTCGTTTCCATGAAGAGCAAAACATAGCAACCGTATATtactttttgtttaaaatgttcgaGGTTTACGGTAACTAAGTAAGTAATTTGTTGTAGTACATTACATATGATGCCCCCGTTTCTACAGTAGTGTACTGTAAGTAGGACCGTAATTCAAGACACTTGTGCATTTGTTGTATTACTATTAGCCAATGAAAGCAAACGATTCAAatcttgctagctagctagctaactagcaaaTTAACCAAGGAAGGTATGGCGTGCTCTACGAACAGTTCAACCAAAATACAAACTTCTGTTGAAGAGAAGGATGACACGGCTTATCTTGCAGCTTTAACCGTTCACAGAAACGCAAATGCTTTCTTTGAGAAGTATGACAAACATGAAGTCCAGGAGTTACTGAGTATGACCTCCTGTAACTGTTTTTTATGTAGTGATGACTTCACTCAGCCAGTTGAAATGCCGCCAGGAATAGTCAAACAAATGAGGAACTTCAAGGACTCAAATGTCATCATCCTGGCACCTGTGGATGCCAGAGTTAGTCTTGATTACAAAATGGTTCATCAAATCGTCAGAGAGCTCACAGTTGGTATCTATTGCTTTAACCAAGTGCCATCCATCAGTCTTGAGCCAAACTATGACCAGAGCACCTCATGCCAACTGTCTCCAGCATACTACGATACGAAAGTTGGACAAATTCTGATTAATATGGACTACACTATTAAGGCTCTTTGGCATGGTGCTATTATTCCTAAAGAAAAACGCATTTGCTTCACTGAACTATGGAGAAGTAGCATGGGGGTTGATTCAAATGGAATATCCCAGACAAAGAAGGATGTGTTTGCAGAGTTTCTCACTGCAGGTAAGTTGGAAAATGGACAAATAAGGACAAgttatgtaatgcaatatgATACGGTCTGCACATTCATAGATAAATTCATGCCATAAGGGTCATAGGGTTTCCTTTGAATGCTTCCTCCAGGTCTTCAAGACATCTCAGAGGAGCCCTGTTACCAGGGCATATACAACCCCGACGTAAACATGGATCCGACCTATGACCCAAACagtttggaggaggagaggcTATTCACCCAACACCAGGAGAACATCCTGCTTAAGCTCACGTCTTACCTGTCCTCGACCCGACAGCACCGCaatctgtttgtgtttgagagTGCCCAGAGTCTGTCCAGTGTGGTGAGACTAACAGAGGAGAGGCTGGAGCTGGCTACCTACCAGAGGCTGCAGCAGAGACTGGGACTGCATGCAAGACTGGTGAGGGATTGCCTGGAGAGGAAAGCGGAGATGTGCCAAGACCTGGCCTACCTGTGCCTGCTCACCTTCCTGGTGCCTTTCCTAGTGGGGCTGAAGAAGAGGATGAAGATCCCAGACCTGACTAAGTTGCTCCCGGGTTACTCAGGTAGGTTGCTCCAGCACAGGAATTAAAATGACTTACTTGAGGTACAGCACCTCTCCGTGCTACATACTGCATTCACACCAGTTTTTTTAATTCTAGACTGGGGCCAGTAGTCTTTTACTTGGAGTCCCCAAGCAGTATTTTTAT is part of the Esox lucius isolate fEsoLuc1 chromosome 16, fEsoLuc1.pri, whole genome shotgun sequence genome and encodes:
- the zgc:136439 gene encoding uncharacterized protein zgc:136439; protein product: MKAVILAAGYGTRLQRDIENDTSGRFRNLSGIAKPLLPVGYCALISHWVQALNASGSVNTIYVVTNALYHKAFEKWALDFPIVKVLSDGTRSNEDRLGAVTCLQLSVKHFKIEDHVIVIGGDTLFKEDFSLSDVKERFSDLQAHCEDSCLVLSYQCKDQETGMYGILEVDEHLRVLSMKEKPPPSETKSRRACPCFYLFCKRSLPLLDVFLDEKKEAPIEEKDAPGNFLAWLISRMPVYVHQISGRFDVGNLSSYVECDRYFRENLQDVQSYMM